DNA from Mucilaginibacter mallensis:
ATTAGTGTATTTAACATTTGCTATAATGGTATTTATTGGCTCTTTAATAAAAAAGGCCAATGTTTTAAATGTAGCCCTGGCGTCGTTGGTATCTGTAGTGATCCACTGGTTAATAATTGACATGCCCTGGTTATACGGAACATTATACCCGCATACATTTGCTGGTTATGGGCAATCATTAGTTGCAGCTATACCTTTTGAAAAAAATATGATTCTAGGCGATGCTCTGTTTTGCGCTTTGCTATTCGGAGGTTTTGAGTTTGCACAAAGCAAATACATTATATTACGCAGTAACCAGCAATTGGCAGTTTAAATCCAAATTATCGAAATAGAAAAAGCCGTTTCATTATAGTATGAAACGGCTTTTTTACGTTTAAACGATCATGTGTTTAAGTCGTTTTATAAGGAAAGTTATACCTTTATCTAAAATAAAATATCTATGAAAGCTTTTTTGGGAACGGGCCTTTTAGGTTCAAATTTTGTTAAGGCGATGATCAAACATGGCGACGAGGTGCAGGTTTGGAACCGCACTGCCGCTAAAGCAAAAGCATTGCAAGAATTCGGTGCTAAAGCATTTGATGATGTTGCAGAAGCTGTAAAAGGAGCAGATACCATCCACGTCACCTTAAAAGATGATGATACCGTAAATGAGGTATTGGCAGCAGCATGCAAAGGGTTTAGTCCCGGTGTCACTATTATTGACCATACCACCACATCGGCAAAAGGTGCTATTGAAAGAACAGCCGAATGGAAGGCAAAGGGCTATACTTACCTGCATGCGCCGGTATTTATGGGCCCTATAAATGCGCTGGAAAGCAGCGGTAATATGCTGGTGTCCGGCGACCAGGGGGTGATCAGCAGGGTAGAGCCTGAGCTATCAAAAATGACAGGCAAGGTAATCAATTTCGGATCCGAAGAGGGTAAAGCAGCAGGCATGAAGCTGATGGGTAACCTGTTTTTATTAACCCTTACAGCTGGTATTTCAGATACATTAGCTTTTGCAAAAGGTTTAAATATTCCTGCCAGTGATGTCTCAGCATTATTTGATTCATGGAATCCTGCAGCAATGATGCCCACCCGACTTAAAAAAATAACCGAAGGTAATTTTTCAAACCCATCGTGGGAATTAAGTATGGCTCGTAAAGACGCAGGCCTGATGTTACAGGCAGCAAAAGAGAATAATACTAAACTGGCTGTAATACCTGCTATAGCAGCAGAAATGGATAGCTGGATTGAAAAAGGTTATGGCAACAGTGATTGGAGTGTGATTGCGAAAGATAATATTTAACAATCCACAAATAAAGACGCAAAGTGTTGCGTCTCTATATTTAGGGAAAACCTGTAGAGACACAATACCTTGTGTCTCTTTTAAAAGGTAAAGACGCAACACTTTGCGTCTTTTTTATAATTTTCAATCAGAGCCGCAAAATATTGCGTCTCTACGGCAGATACATGAAAAAGATAGTTATACTAACTGGCGCGGGAATAAGTGCTGAGAGCGGCTTAAAAACATTCAGAGATAGTGATGGACTGTGGGAAGGTTATAACATTGAAGATGTAGCCACGCCCGGTGCCTTGCGGCGTAATCCTCAATTAGTGCAGCACTTTTATAATGAACGCCGTAAATCAGTGCTGGAAGCTAAACCCAATGCAGCACATTATGCATTAGCAGCTCTGGAAGAAAAATATGAAGTAACCATCATCACCCAAAATATTGATGACCTGCATGAAAGGGGAGGTTCAACCAATGTTATACATCTGCATGGTATTATTACCCGGTCGCAGTCGAGTATTAATCCCGGGCTTACCTATCCGATAAATGGCTGGGAATTAGGTATGGATGAGGTTTGTGAGTTAGGTTCTCCTTTACGTGCACATGTAGTTTGGTTTGGAGAAGATGTACCCATGATTGAAACAGCTGCCAAAATTTGTGCTAAGGCCGATATATTTATCTTAACCGGTACTTCGCTGGCTGTATATCCTGCCGCCGGACTAATTAACTATGTCCCTAATTACGTGCCAAAATATATCGTCGATCCTAATATCCCACATGTGCGACAAACTAACGTGATTAAAGTACAGGAAAAAGCATCAGTTGGTGTACCTGAATTAGTTAATCAACTTTTGAACCTGGATGCAACAGGTCTATAAATCATCATATCAAAAATCAGGTAAATCTTTTAATCCCATAAATCATGGTTCAAGCTATTTTCAATTGGAGCGGCGGCAAAGACAGTTCACTTGCGCTTTACCATTGCCTGCGCGATCCTCAAATAAGCATTAAATATCTGGTTACAACAGTTAATGATGCTGTCGACAGGATTTCCATGCACGGTGTACGCGTTGAACTGCTGATAAAGCAGGCAGAAAGCATTGGCATACCCTTATATCAGATCCGCTTGCCCGAGATGCCGGGAATGAAAGAGTACGACGAGATTATGGGTCAGCATTTAAGTAAGTTCAAGTCTGAAGGTATTACCCATTCTATTTTTGGTGATATTTTTCTGGAAGATCTTAAAAATTATCGCGATGCGCGGCTGGCAGAAGTTAGCATGACGGGCATATATCCATTATGGAAACGTGATACGCACGAACTGATAGATGAGTTTCTGGACTTGGGATTTGGTACCGTAATAGCCTGCACCCAGGAGCGGCTGGAATGTATAGCAGGGAAGGAGATAAGCCATGAACTTATTGCCGGCTTACCAACCGATGTTGATGTTTGCGGAGAAAACGGCGAGTTTCATACTTTTGCCTTTAAAGGTCCCATCTTTTCAAAAGAAATAAAATATAAAACAGGAGAAAAGGTATTTAAGGAATACAATGCACCCAAGGACGCGAACGATAGCTGTGTTGCAGTGAATGATCAGAAACGCTCGGGATTTTGGTATTGTGATTTATTACCGGAATAACAACCTGGGGTATGGTTGTATTTTTTTAATTCTTTACAGGATAAATAGAGGATAGTAATTTAAAAATGAAAAGCTTATTTCTCAAATGAAATTAACTACTGCTCATCAAATCCTGTATCCATTTTCAGGATATTTTCAACCAGCTTATCATAAACATCACTAGCTATAAATTCAATAAAATTACCATCAGCCCTTTTAACATTCATAGTTACCTGGGGGTAGGTGTCAATCTCTTCAATGCAAGCTATATTGTTTATGTTTATCAACTTCATGCCCTGGTTTGTTTGCATGTTGTAAAATCGTTTGCTATTTGCCATACCTAAATTTAAGCCTTTAAATCATAATCATATAAAAAATGTTTGGTTACGAGTTAATCAGATGTTTTTTACAAGCCAAATATAATTTTGTTTATATGTATAATGTAGTTTATTTCAAATAGTTACATAATTTATATAAATGAATGAATTAAAACAAAATAGGAATATGTTTATGTATTGTTAAATAAGGGCCAAATAAAATTTGGATACGCTATTATCTTATTATTAAATAGTTAATATACAGCATATTATATTAATTACTTGACTAATAATTGTACCTGAAATAGGTTTCCTTATAATCGTTGCGCATTTCTGCAAATCTGTTGGCTACGGTTTTCAAAAATGCCTCATCCAGTAATTCAAACACACTGTTTACACCATCTGTCAGGTCCATTTCGGGCACTTTGTAACTTTGCTCAAGACTGCCTTGCTCTATCTTAATAATGAATTTTTGATTCATGTTAAGGATTGATATTTTAAAATCGGGGTGAGGTAGTTCAGCTATTATTCTCATAATTTATTTTATTTAGATCGATCCCTCCAGCGGATCTTTGCCATTTATTGCACCAAAACTTGCAATGGGTTTAAACCTCGCAAAAAGCTCTTCGCTATACCATTTCTCAGTGCGCGTTTTTTTAATTACCTCAGCATGTTCTTTTGATGCGTAGGCAAATGCTTTCACATCCTCAATGCTTTGCCAAACAGAAAAGGTAGCCTGCCTGTAAACCGGCGCTTCGCCTATGCCGAATGAAGTAATAAAGCCAGGTGCATCTTTCATTAGCTTTGTCACATTGTCAACATTGGCCCAAAAGTTCTTCAACCTGCTTATCCTGATCGTTGCCCGTGTTAAAACTGCTACGAGGCCTATATGATCCTTTCTATCTGCATTGCCGAAAGGTTCTTTATCATCCCATTTACCGTGGCTTTGTAATGGCTCACATAATATTGTCCATTGCTCACTTGTAAATAAGTTCCACCAGTATTTTATGAATGATCTTTCATTAAACCTGTCAAAGTCTTCACGGCTATTCCAAACAGCTAACAATCCCCATTGCTGCCAATCGGGTTGCAGGTCGAACGTGCCATTACGGCCGCTGCCCAATAGCTTCCAGAAAGTACAGCCTTTTTGTAATAGCATAGGTAATCTATGTATGGCCATAGCGAAAAGCGCCACAGGTATATATGCTTTGCGATAGCGGACGATGGTAAGGCTTACTATCATTGATGCGAAATAAAAGATTAAATATGAGATTTGTCCTATTTAATTGTAATAGTTCCTCCTTATTTTTGTGCTATGGCAGAAGATTTAACCATCATACATACAGCTGATAAAACAGCTCAATATCAATCATTAATTCCGCAAATCGAGGCACTGATAACAGGAGAGGACGACCTTGTAGCTAACCTGGCCAATATCAGCGCAGCTTTAAAAGAACAATTCAAGTGGTTTTGGGTTGGGTTTTATATGGTAAAGAACAATGAACTGGTTTTAGGTCCGTTCCAGGGGCCGGTAGCCTGTACGCGTATTGCTAAGGGTAAAGGTGTATGTGGTGCAGCCTGGCAGCAAGCTGAAACGCTTATAGTGCCTGATGTTGATGAATTTCCCGGGCATATCGCCTGTAGCTCATTATCACGTTCTGAGATAGTATTACCTCTGTTTCATAACGATGAAGTTATTGGTGTGCTTGATGTGGATAGCGAACAAGTAGCTCACTTTGATGAAACCGATGCTTTGTACCTGGCACAAATTGTAAACCTGCTTAAATTTTAATGAGCACTGTATTTTTAATTGCGGGTTTAGGTGCCGATACAAGGCTGTATAATAACATTGATATCCCCTCAGGCTATGAAGTTATCCCTGTTGATTGGATCGATCCAAATAAAACTGATACTTTAAAAGATTACGCTCAAAAACTTATTTATCAATATAATATAACAAGGGGATCTATTGTTATCGGCACATCATTGGGAGGGATGCTGACCATAGAAATAGCTAAGCTAGTGCCTCTTAATAAAGCTATATTAATATCCAGCATTAAAACTATTGATGAAGCACCCGGGTATTTTAAGGTATTTAAAAAGCTGCCTGTATTCAAAATTCTCCCCGGTAAAATGTTTAATTCAATGGGGTTTATAATCAAACCCTTATTTGGTAAGATGACCGATGGCGATGCCTGGCTACTAAACGATATGCTGAGCAATACACCACCTGCGTTTATAAAATGGGCGATGGGCGCTGTTGTAAAATGGGACAATAAAACAATCCCGCCTAATGTATATCATATTCATGGCGATAAGGACCTGATGTTCCCATATAAAAACATAAATAATGCCGAACTGGTTAAAGGTGGAACCCATATTATGGTTTACAATATGGCCAAACAGGTAAACAAACTATTAAAGAATATACTCAAAAAGTGAAGCTTCCCGAATCTTTCTATCTTAATTCCGACGTAGTACATCTAAGCAGAAGCCTGATCGGCAAGTATTTGTTTACTTGTATTGATGGTGTAACTACAGGTGGCTACATTGTTGAAACAGAAGCGTATAATGGCATTATTGATCGTGCCTCGCACTCATTTGGCAACAAGATAACCCCGCGTACTAAAACAATGTTCATGCAGGGCGGCATAGCCTATGTATATCTGTGCTATGGTATACACGAAATGTTTAATGTAGTAACCTCTGTTGAAGGACAACCTCATGCTATACTCATCCGCGCCATACAGCCTACAGATGGATTGGATGAAATGTTATACCGGCGCAATATGATCAAATTAAAACCAAACATTACATCGGGACCCGGTTCAGTAGCAAAAGCATTAGGTATTTCACGTAATATCAACGCTGTCAGCCTTCAAAGTGATGTTTTGTGGATCGAAGATAGGGGTTTAAGCTTTACAGATGATGAGATAGCGGCCGTTCCACGTGTTGGTGTTGATTATGCAGGAGATGATGCATTGCTACCCTATCGCTTCTATGTAAAAGGAAATCCTTACGTGAGCAAGCCTAACAAATAGCAAATCTCATTGCTCTTTTTTGTAATATTGACCGATGGATTATCAAAATACTTTGGCCTTTGCCACCCAGCTCGATGAACAGGATTCACTAAAGGGTTTTCGTGATAAATTTTTAATTCCACAGCATAATGGTCACGATGCAATTTATTTATGTGGCAACTCACTAGGCCTGCAGCCCGCATCGGCACAACAATATATCACAGCACAGCTTAATGCCTGGCAGCAGTTGGGCGTTGAAGGCTGGTTTAATGGTGATGATCCATGGATAGCTTATCACAAGCAACTTTCCGGTACCCTTTCAGCTATTGTTGGTGCTAAGGAAGATGAAGTAACGGCAATGAACTCACTTACAGTAAACCTTCATTTGCTGATGGTAAGTTTCTATAAATCAAAAGATAAAAGATATAAAATCATAATGGAAGGGGGTGCTTTCCCCTCAGATCAATATGCATTGGAGAGCCAGGTGAAGTTCCATGGTCATGATCCCAAAGATGCAATTATTGAGATCTTTCCACGCAATAGCGAAGATACTTTAAGAACTGAAGACATCCTGGAGATTATAAATAGCAATGCTGATGAACTGGCGCTGGTGCTCTTCAGCGGTATAAATTATTATACCGGTCAGTTTTTTGATATAGCGGCAATAACCAAAGCAGCGCATCAGGCAGGAGCAATTGCAGGGTTTGATTTGGCACATGCTGCAGGGAATGTTCCGGTAAAACTGCACAACTGGAATGTAGATTTTGCCTGCTGGTGTTCATACAAGTATATGAACTCAGGGCCCGGTGGGATAAGCGGCATTTTTGTACATGAAAAGCACTTTGATGATAAAACCCTTAACCGATTTGCAGGCTGGTGGGGGTACAGGCAGGATAAGCGCTTTTTAATGGCTCCCGGCTTCCAGGCCGCAAAAGGCGCTGATGGATGGCAGGTGAGCACACCGCCAATTATGCTGATGGCCCTGCATAAGGCCTCTCTTGACATTTTTGAACAAGCTGGTGGGATAGAAGTCCTGCGGGTAAAAAGCGAGCTCCTGACAGGCTATTTTGAGTTTGTGCTAAATGAAATAAATAACAATTTTGGCAAGGCGATATTCAGGATCATCACACCGAAGAATAAACAAGATCGCGGATGCCAGCTTTCAATAGTTTGCAGTGAAAAAGCCCGTGAAATATTCGATTATCTGACTGTAAACGGCGTAATTGGCGACTGGCGGGAACCAAACGTTATCAGATTGAGCCCTGTGCCGCTATATAATTCATTTAAAGACGTTTTTGTTGCGGGAAGTATTCTGACATCCGCCGTGAAGGAAATTGGCTTATAGCGCTCCAATCATGCTAAAAATAGCTTATGATCCCATATATGCTCATCCCTTACCCGAGGGGCATCGTTTTCCGATGCTTAAATATGAGCTGATACCCGCGCAATTGCTACACGAAGGTTTGATAAAAGAAGAGAATCTATTTTCGCCCGGATTACTGGATGAAGAAGTGATCTTGTGGACGCATGATACCGCTTACTGGCAGCAATTGCGCGATCTTACCTTGCCGCCAAGGGAGCAAAGGCGCATTGGTTTTCCTTTGTCCGCACAACTAATTGAACGTGAAATAAGGATTGGCAAAGGCACAATTGATGGTTGTTATTATACTTTTGACCACGGTGTAGCTTTTAATGTTGCCGGTGGAACACACCATGCAGGCACTAATTGGGGCGAAGGATTTTGTTTGCTGAACGACCAGGCTATGGCTGCTAATTATTTGTTAAATAACAAATTAGCCTCATCTATATTAATAATTGATTTAGATGTGCATCAGGGCAATGGAACAGCCCAGATATTTGAAAATGAGCCGCGAGTATTTACCTTTTCAATGCATGGTGCTAATAATTTCCCATTCCGAAAGGAGCGGTCTGATCTGGATATCTCTTTGACTGATGGTATTACAGATAACGAATATCTGGAATTATTATATGATGCCTTACCTAAAATCATCAACCAGCAAAAGCCTGATTTTATATTTTATTTATCCGGGGTTGATGTGTTGCAATCAGACAAGTTGGGTAAACTGGCTTTAAGTCGTGAAGGATGTAAACAGCGCGACCAATTTGTGTTTGAACAATGTATCAAGCATAAAATTCCTGTACAGGTGAGCATGGGAGGGGGCTATTCACCGCAAATCAGGGATATAGTTGAAGCACATTGTAATACCTTTCGGGTTGCAAATCAGCTTTACTTTTAAGTCTGATACCTCATACTGTTTGATAACGATACCGCTTGCTCATAAACTGAAAACGGAAAAACAACAAAACTGCAGATACCAGCAATCCCAATACCAACCCACACCAAATGCCTTGTGCGCCCCAGTTTAAGTGCATGCCCAGGTAATAACCAACGGGCAAGCCTACAACCCAATAAGCTAAAAATGTAATAAAGGTTGGAATATTAACATCGCCCATACCACGCAAAATACCAAGGCCAACAACCTGCGCGCCATCAAATAATTGAAATACTGCAGCAATTATAAGTAACTGTGCTGCAAAGGCTATTACATTTTTATCTGTAGTATAAATATATGGTAATAAGTTATTCCCAAGGCTAAATAACAAAGCCGTACTACACATAATAACTATAACAATATGGTAACTGGATATGGCTGATGATCTTAATTTGTCATGATCCTTTACTCCATAATAATTGCCTGCCCGTATAGTAGCCGCTGCGCCAACACCGCTTGATATCATATAAGTAATAGCCGCCAGGTTAATAGCCACCTGGTGTGCCGCTTGCTGTACAGGGCCAATTGTTCCTATTAAAAGTGCTGCTCCGCTAAAGGCGCTCAGTTCAAAAGTATATTGCAGGGCAACGGGTGTTCCTATCTGCATTATCTTTAAACCCCGGATATAATTTATACTGTTAATAGTAAATCCCTTTAAATACATTTTGAATTTCTGAGCACGGAATACATAAAAGCCCATTACAATAGCCATCAAACAACGATCGATCAGCGTGCTATAACCAACACCCTTTATACCCATTGGTGCAATGCCGAACATACCTTTTACAAAAATAATACCCAGTATAACGTTAAGTATATTACCGCTTATTGATATTACCATGGCCTGTTTTGTAAACCCAAGTCCTTCAGTAAATTGTTTAAAAGTGTTATAGATGAGCATAGGGATAATTGACAATCCCAACAAAAATAAATAGGGCTTAGCCTGTATAACAACCGCCGGTGTTTGGTCTAAATGATTCAACACATATACCGAACCAAAATACAATCCTGAAAAAAGGATTATACTGCTGATAATATTTATAAATAAACTATTAGCAAGTAATTTACCGCAGGCCACAAATTCTTTTCGCCCGTTACGTTGGGCAATAAGCGGGGTTAAGCCGTATGAAATACCCAGGCCAATTACCATTGGTAAAATAAAAATGCTGTTTACTAATGATACGGCTGCTAAGCTAATAGTACCAGAAAAATGCCCGACTATTATACTATCAGATGTTTGAACCAATGTGTGCCCCAATTGCGATATCACTACCGGAATAGCCAGTTTAAGGTTATCACGGTAGTGAGGCTTATATTTAAGATAGAGGTTTTTCATAATTGGGTAGGGAGTGCTGAATGGGTGAGTAGTGAGTGATGAGATACACTATTTGGAAACCATTCACTACTTATCGTTCACAACTCATAAATTTAAATCGCTGTATAATATTCCTCTTTTTCAGTTGTATGGATCCGTATAATGCCTGATAATACGAGGTCGACTAAAATGCGCTGAGCCCGCTTACGGGTTAAATTAAGCAGCTGGCAAAATTCCTTAACAGTTATACGGTTGCTTTTTTCAAGATAAGCTAACAAGCTCCTTTCATTATCCGAATACTCTATCAATACTCCTTTATCACTCGACGAATGCTTCAACACATCAACCACAATTTTGCTGGCCAGTACGCTTTTATCCTTTACCCGCACATATACCCACCATTTGCCATCTTCGGCCAGTGCGTAGTGTGGCTTTAAGGTGCTTTCGGGTATATTAACAACCAGCACTAATTTATCATCAACATAAACCTCTTCAAACTCAGGTTCCAATGCCGGGCGGCTAAAAAAATGGCAAGCGCGTGTAATCATATAACGCTCTTCATCTTCAGATTTTACACCTTTAATAGCGCCGTCATCGGCCACGCCTATAAGTAATCGGCCACCTTTATTATTGGCGAATGATACCATGGTACGGGCTATTTTTTCACAACTGGATATGGTTTTTTTAAAGTCGAGCGATACACCTTCTCCTTCAAAAATCAGTTTTTTGATGTTCATGTTCACTTATGCTCTCCGTCGGTTTTAAAAGGTGTATAAATCCCCAACCATCTTTCAGGATTGTTTATGGTTGTAAAGCCAAATTGGTTATATAATCCATGTGCATCGGCAGTTGCGAGCAACCAGCGTCGTAACCCTTGTAGATCCGGATGTGATAAAATGGTTTGCATTAGCCATTTTGATAATCCCAAACGCCTGAAATCCTCCAGTATAAAAACATCACAAAGGTATGCAAAGATGGCTTTATCGGTAATTACGCGCGCGAAGCCTATTTGCTTATCATCTTTATAAATTCCAAAACACATAGAGCTTTCAATTGATTCTTTAACCTTTTCAACAGGTATGCCTTTTGACCAATATGATTCCTTGCTCAAATAATTATAGATCATATCAAAATCAAGCAGGCTTTTATCTGTTGAGATCTTAAATCCTTTTTTCAGGAAAGCTTCATCATTTATCACTGTGTGCATTTTCTGTAAAATTCAAATTACGCATGTATATTTCATTCAGCACAGAGGCTACAAGTACGCCATTTTTATCGTAAATATTGATAGGGTAAACCTTGGTATATTTGCCTATAGCGTTTAATATTTCTTCTGCTTCAATAATTTCCGCTTCATCCAGTTGTATTTTAAAAGATAGATTGTTGTGGCCGGGCTTTAAAAATTTTATTTCGGATGATTTTGCCCAGGCCTTAATATTATAACCTTTATGACTAAGTATCTGGTGAAAAAGTACAGGATAAAACGGATCGGCAGCGGCAAAAATTGTTCCGCCAAAAATGGAATCATTATAATTCCGGTTCCACATGCTTTTAGTGATCTTTACCTCAACCCCCCGGAACCCATCATCAAATTGAACCACCCAAATGCGCTGAAAAAATAAGGGGGGATAAAAACGCATCACCCATTTTAATGAATT
Protein-coding regions in this window:
- a CDS encoding Dph6-related ATP pyrophosphatase, producing MVQAIFNWSGGKDSSLALYHCLRDPQISIKYLVTTVNDAVDRISMHGVRVELLIKQAESIGIPLYQIRLPEMPGMKEYDEIMGQHLSKFKSEGITHSIFGDIFLEDLKNYRDARLAEVSMTGIYPLWKRDTHELIDEFLDLGFGTVIACTQERLECIAGKEISHELIAGLPTDVDVCGENGEFHTFAFKGPIFSKEIKYKTGEKVFKEYNAPKDANDSCVAVNDQKRSGFWYCDLLPE
- a CDS encoding DUF3291 domain-containing protein: MIVSLTIVRYRKAYIPVALFAMAIHRLPMLLQKGCTFWKLLGSGRNGTFDLQPDWQQWGLLAVWNSREDFDRFNERSFIKYWWNLFTSEQWTILCEPLQSHGKWDDKEPFGNADRKDHIGLVAVLTRATIRISRLKNFWANVDNVTKLMKDAPGFITSFGIGEAPVYRQATFSVWQSIEDVKAFAYASKEHAEVIKKTRTEKWYSEELFARFKPIASFGAINGKDPLEGSI
- a CDS encoding DUF4442 domain-containing protein; this translates as MPVSENSLKWVMRFYPPLFFQRIWVVQFDDGFRGVEVKITKSMWNRNYNDSIFGGTIFAAADPFYPVLFHQILSHKGYNIKAWAKSSEIKFLKPGHNNLSFKIQLDEAEIIEAEEILNAIGKYTKVYPINIYDKNGVLVASVLNEIYMRNLNFTENAHSDK
- a CDS encoding alpha/beta fold hydrolase; protein product: MSTVFLIAGLGADTRLYNNIDIPSGYEVIPVDWIDPNKTDTLKDYAQKLIYQYNITRGSIVIGTSLGGMLTIEIAKLVPLNKAILISSIKTIDEAPGYFKVFKKLPVFKILPGKMFNSMGFIIKPLFGKMTDGDAWLLNDMLSNTPPAFIKWAMGAVVKWDNKTIPPNVYHIHGDKDLMFPYKNINNAELVKGGTHIMVYNMAKQVNKLLKNILKK
- a CDS encoding DUF6580 family putative transport protein, yielding MSLQKINTRNIVLILMILAAIAFRFVSYEYKFLSNFTPVGAIALFGGAYFTDKWKAYTVVLVALFLSDIGINYLYTSKLVFWYSGSALVYLTFAIMVFIGSLIKKANVLNVALASLVSVVIHWLIIDMPWLYGTLYPHTFAGYGQSLVAAIPFEKNMILGDALFCALLFGGFEFAQSKYIILRSNQQLAV
- a CDS encoding RNA-binding domain-containing protein, coding for MNIKKLIFEGEGVSLDFKKTISSCEKIARTMVSFANNKGGRLLIGVADDGAIKGVKSEDEERYMITRACHFFSRPALEPEFEEVYVDDKLVLVVNIPESTLKPHYALAEDGKWWVYVRVKDKSVLASKIVVDVLKHSSSDKGVLIEYSDNERSLLAYLEKSNRITVKEFCQLLNLTRKRAQRILVDLVLSGIIRIHTTEKEEYYTAI
- a CDS encoding GAF domain-containing protein; the protein is MAEDLTIIHTADKTAQYQSLIPQIEALITGEDDLVANLANISAALKEQFKWFWVGFYMVKNNELVLGPFQGPVACTRIAKGKGVCGAAWQQAETLIVPDVDEFPGHIACSSLSRSEIVLPLFHNDEVIGVLDVDSEQVAHFDETDALYLAQIVNLLKF
- the kynU gene encoding kynureninase, with product MDYQNTLAFATQLDEQDSLKGFRDKFLIPQHNGHDAIYLCGNSLGLQPASAQQYITAQLNAWQQLGVEGWFNGDDPWIAYHKQLSGTLSAIVGAKEDEVTAMNSLTVNLHLLMVSFYKSKDKRYKIIMEGGAFPSDQYALESQVKFHGHDPKDAIIEIFPRNSEDTLRTEDILEIINSNADELALVLFSGINYYTGQFFDIAAITKAAHQAGAIAGFDLAHAAGNVPVKLHNWNVDFACWCSYKYMNSGPGGISGIFVHEKHFDDKTLNRFAGWWGYRQDKRFLMAPGFQAAKGADGWQVSTPPIMLMALHKASLDIFEQAGGIEVLRVKSELLTGYFEFVLNEINNNFGKAIFRIITPKNKQDRGCQLSIVCSEKAREIFDYLTVNGVIGDWREPNVIRLSPVPLYNSFKDVFVAGSILTSAVKEIGL
- a CDS encoding MATE family efflux transporter is translated as MKNLYLKYKPHYRDNLKLAIPVVISQLGHTLVQTSDSIIVGHFSGTISLAAVSLVNSIFILPMVIGLGISYGLTPLIAQRNGRKEFVACGKLLANSLFINIISSIILFSGLYFGSVYVLNHLDQTPAVVIQAKPYLFLLGLSIIPMLIYNTFKQFTEGLGFTKQAMVISISGNILNVILGIIFVKGMFGIAPMGIKGVGYSTLIDRCLMAIVMGFYVFRAQKFKMYLKGFTINSINYIRGLKIMQIGTPVALQYTFELSAFSGAALLIGTIGPVQQAAHQVAINLAAITYMISSGVGAAATIRAGNYYGVKDHDKLRSSAISSYHIVIVIMCSTALLFSLGNNLLPYIYTTDKNVIAFAAQLLIIAAVFQLFDGAQVVGLGILRGMGDVNIPTFITFLAYWVVGLPVGYYLGMHLNWGAQGIWCGLVLGLLVSAVLLFFRFQFMSKRYRYQTV
- a CDS encoding SIR2 family NAD-dependent protein deacylase, coding for MKKIVILTGAGISAESGLKTFRDSDGLWEGYNIEDVATPGALRRNPQLVQHFYNERRKSVLEAKPNAAHYALAALEEKYEVTIITQNIDDLHERGGSTNVIHLHGIITRSQSSINPGLTYPINGWELGMDEVCELGSPLRAHVVWFGEDVPMIETAAKICAKADIFILTGTSLAVYPAAGLINYVPNYVPKYIVDPNIPHVRQTNVIKVQEKASVGVPELVNQLLNLDATGL
- a CDS encoding GNAT family N-acetyltransferase is translated as MHTVINDEAFLKKGFKISTDKSLLDFDMIYNYLSKESYWSKGIPVEKVKESIESSMCFGIYKDDKQIGFARVITDKAIFAYLCDVFILEDFRRLGLSKWLMQTILSHPDLQGLRRWLLATADAHGLYNQFGFTTINNPERWLGIYTPFKTDGEHK
- a CDS encoding DNA-3-methyladenine glycosylase, yielding MKLPESFYLNSDVVHLSRSLIGKYLFTCIDGVTTGGYIVETEAYNGIIDRASHSFGNKITPRTKTMFMQGGIAYVYLCYGIHEMFNVVTSVEGQPHAILIRAIQPTDGLDEMLYRRNMIKLKPNITSGPGSVAKALGISRNINAVSLQSDVLWIEDRGLSFTDDEIAAVPRVGVDYAGDDALLPYRFYVKGNPYVSKPNK
- a CDS encoding NAD(P)-dependent oxidoreductase, with product MKAFLGTGLLGSNFVKAMIKHGDEVQVWNRTAAKAKALQEFGAKAFDDVAEAVKGADTIHVTLKDDDTVNEVLAAACKGFSPGVTIIDHTTTSAKGAIERTAEWKAKGYTYLHAPVFMGPINALESSGNMLVSGDQGVISRVEPELSKMTGKVINFGSEEGKAAGMKLMGNLFLLTLTAGISDTLAFAKGLNIPASDVSALFDSWNPAAMMPTRLKKITEGNFSNPSWELSMARKDAGLMLQAAKENNTKLAVIPAIAAEMDSWIEKGYGNSDWSVIAKDNI
- a CDS encoding histone deacetylase family protein — its product is MLKIAYDPIYAHPLPEGHRFPMLKYELIPAQLLHEGLIKEENLFSPGLLDEEVILWTHDTAYWQQLRDLTLPPREQRRIGFPLSAQLIEREIRIGKGTIDGCYYTFDHGVAFNVAGGTHHAGTNWGEGFCLLNDQAMAANYLLNNKLASSILIIDLDVHQGNGTAQIFENEPRVFTFSMHGANNFPFRKERSDLDISLTDGITDNEYLELLYDALPKIINQQKPDFIFYLSGVDVLQSDKLGKLALSREGCKQRDQFVFEQCIKHKIPVQVSMGGGYSPQIRDIVEAHCNTFRVANQLYF